TTATCTTGTTTTTGGGATGAAGAACGGACTGGGTAAGCTCGCCGTCATTGGTCAGCAAAAGGAGCCCGGTGGAATTGCGGTCCAGCCGGCCGACCGGATGCAGACTGCGGAATTCGGGGGGGAGCAAGTCGTATACAGTTTTACGGCCGAATTCATCGGACCTGGTGGTGATATAGTCTTTGGGTTTATTCAGGACCAGATAAATCTTGCGGTCGGGTTTTACCAACTGATTTAAAAAATGAACGGTATCTGTGTGCGGGTCAACTGTAGTGCCCAGTTCTGTTACTGCGTGATTATTAATTTTCACATGCCCTTTGACAATATATTCCTCACATTTGCGGCGCGAACCCAAACCGCACTGCGCCAAATATTTTTGCAATCGCATTTTGGGCATTATATTTGAACTTTCTCTGTTTTAGCGTTCCATCCGAGCAACGTCCTATAAAGTAATAAAGTATTCTGCAAATCAAGAGTTTTAAACAGGG
This window of the Candidatus Margulisiibacteriota bacterium genome carries:
- a CDS encoding pseudouridine synthase, with the translated sequence MPKMRLQKYLAQCGLGSRRKCEEYIVKGHVKINNHAVTELGTTVDPHTDTVHFLNQLVKPDRKIYLVLNKPKDYITTRSDEFGRKTVYDLLPPEFRSLHPVGRLDRNSTGLLLLTNDGELTQSVLHPKNKINKTYRVTLDKTFKQTDAFKFAEGILIEDQKTLPAKVLYMDDSPAHLEVTIYEGRNRQVRKMFEALGYDVIKLKRIKIANLELGKLKLSEYRLLNEKEIERFKKWIQKK